TAAATAAGTGCAGGGGATCCTTTGGTATTCGCATTACTAGATTCACTGAATCCTCGTTCAACTGCTAATGATATTATGGGAGCAGATGATGAGGCACGAAGATAGGTTTGACTCCCAGCATGAAGATCCAGAAATATGGGCTTCAAAGGAGCAAAGTTTTTAATTCCTAGTTGCCTGTTAAGCAACCTCATTGCAGTATCAAAATTACCAGCTGCAGCATGTTCTGCAGCGAGAGACGACCTCTGTATCCAAATCTGGTTGGCAGGCAGGCCAGGAGTTGGGGCCACAAAAACTGAATTGCGAGAACTGACTGATACTTTTGGAGTGTCAGCTTCAGGTGGGAGCTCCAAATCTTCTAGGTCCCATCCCCcttcttcctcatcttcttctgcACGTTCCCCATCCTCCAAAATTGCTGAGACATCCCCATTCTGTAAGCCATCGACATCAACCACTTCCAGCTCCTCACCCCAATCACCATCTGCAACCTCGTAATCATCTTCGTCAGCACGGCCTCCACCCACATTATCCAGCCCACCTTCAAATATTCCTTTCATCACTCTCAGAAGTGGCCAATCACCACTGCACATGACTGGAGTAGGAGGTAAGAGGAGGGATGCAGTCTTGCCTTCTGGTAAAGATGGAATGTCATCTCCCAATTCAGCAGCTAGCCTTTCAGCTACATCATGTAAACCATGGGTTGATGCTGTGATATATGCAAGAGGTAAGTGGCCAACATTCTCCAAGATCTTTATGCGCTCACGAACATCACCAAGATAAAGGGCGTTGTGAAATTGACCCATGACGTCATTCTTAACTTCAGCAATCTTTAACATCTTGGACAGTTTTGCCGTGTTACCAGTTATGAGATAAAGGAACGATAACCTATCAAAATTTTTTGTCTTCTGGTAGGTATATTCCACAATGCCTGCATTGCCTTGGCGAAGAGCCTCCACACCCAGCCTATACCAATGATCTTTCTCATCAATTGCTGTAGCAGATGCAACTGCAATCTGAATGTTTCCACTCTCAAGAGCCAAATTGAACCTGGTTCTCTCGTCCTTCACAAAGTGAAGAGCAACTTCAGGAAACCCCTTTTGTTGCAAATATGCAATCATTGCTTGCCCACAGAGCTGTGAGTTCCTTATCATGCTCAGGACATGGTCAAATCTCTTCTTCAAGAGAGAGAGTTTGAATATGTATTCTGTTGCATCAATACTAAACGATCGAACCGTTCCATCCCTATCCAAGCAAAAAAGAGTACTGCCAGAAACCTTTGTAATATATATTGGAACATCGAGGGTTTTGATTATAccactatctccattggggAGGCAATACTTAATGTGGTTTAGTGTAGTGTAAATAAAAATGCCATTATCATCCCATGCTCCACTCTTTACTCGAATTGTCTCATGAAGTGTGCATTGGTGAACAAGCTTCTTGTTGGCAATAATAATTGCATGTTTGCTAAGCAATGCAACACTCTCCATGTCATTTGACCAAACAACGTACTTAACAAAAGGGGTTTGGAGATCACCAAGAATAATTCTCTGTTGAAGATCATATATAACAACTCTATCCTCTGCTCTACACAATAAATTACCAGTTCCAGCATAAAATATTGCATCTGCAGTAATGGGAATGGGGACCTTCTTAACAACCTCATTCTTAAGATTTTTTAACAAGACTTGGTTGTGACTTTTATCTAGCACAGAAAACCTATTCCGAGCCACGAACACTGCTGATCCTCCAAGTCCTCTCTTTGCATCTTGGAAGCTATCGCTTCTACCAAAGCTATCCTTAGGTATGGTGTAAAATTCATAACATCCCCCATCCAGATCTGAGCAAATAAGAACTGTGTTTTCTGTAGGGCTAAATGAAAGGGTCCTTGGGCTCTGATTCAAGCTAGTCGAACCAGGCCTTCGAATCGGGATGACCTGTGAATCTTTTTTAGAGGAGAACTCATAGCAGCGTAAAAAGCGGTCCTTcacataaaataaagaatcaCCACTAATAGCAAAGGCCGGTCTTTCTCTCTCCAGCTTAAAGACAATCATGCCACTGTCATGCCCAGCTGCCAATAGATTCATCTCAGGATGAGCAGCGAGAATCCAGAATCTATCGTGCTCTCGACGAAATGTCTGAAGTCCAGTTCGTTTTGTAGCATCCCAAATACGAATGCTTTTGTCCTCTGAATTGGAAACAATTATATCTTGTTTGGGATGGAACATCACACATGAGACATTATTCATGTGCCCCCTTAGTGTGTCCACTTCCCACGCTTTTGTGtctgaaataaaaaatga
The Cucurbita pepo subsp. pepo cultivar mu-cu-16 chromosome LG16, ASM280686v2, whole genome shotgun sequence genome window above contains:
- the LOC111776757 gene encoding coatomer subunit alpha-1-like isoform X1, translated to MLTKFETKSNRIKGLSFHSKRPWILASLHSGVIQLWDYRMGTLIDRFDEHEGPVRGVHFHKSQPLFVSGGDDYKIKVWNYKTHRCLFTLLGHLDYIRTVQFHHEYPWIVSASDDQTIRIWNWQSRTCISVLTGHNHYVMCASFHPKEDLVVSASLDQTVRVWDIGALRKKTVSPADDVLRLSQMNADLFGGVDAVVKYVLEGHDRGVNWAAFHPTLPLIVSGADDRQVKLWRMNDTKAWEVDTLRGHMNNVSCVMFHPKQDIIVSNSEDKSIRIWDATKRTGLQTFRREHDRFWILAAHPEMNLLAAGHDSGMIVFKLERERPAFAISGDSLFYVKDRFLRCYEFSSKKDSQVIPIRRPGSTSLNQSPRTLSFSPTENTVLICSDLDGGCYEFYTIPKDSFGRSDSFQDAKRGLGGSAVFVARNRFSVLDKSHNQVLLKNLKNEVVKKVPIPITADAIFYAGTGNLLCRAEDRVVIYDLQQRIILGDLQTPFVKYVVWSNDMESVALLSKHAIIIANKKLVHQCTLHETIRVKSGAWDDNGIFIYTTLNHIKYCLPNGDSGIIKTLDVPIYITKVSGSTLFCLDRDGTVRSFSIDATEYIFKLSLLKKRFDHVLSMIRNSQLCGQAMIAYLQQKGFPEVALHFVKDERTRFNLALESGNIQIAVASATAIDEKDHWYRLGVEALRQGNAGIVEYTYQKTKNFDRLSFLYLITGNTAKLSKMLKIAEVKNDVMGQFHNALYLGDVRERIKILENVGHLPLAYITASTHGLHDVAERLAAELGDDIPSLPEGKTASLLLPPTPVMCSGDWPLLRVMKGIFEGGLDNVGGGRADEDDYEVADGDWGEELEVVDVDGLQNGDVSAILEDGERAEEDEEEGGWDLEDLELPPEADTPKVSVSSRNSVFVAPTPGLPANQIWIQRSSLAAEHAAAGNFDTAMRLLNRQLGIKNFAPLKPIFLDLHAGSQTYLRASSSAPIISLAVERGFSESSNANTKGSPALIYSFTQLEEKLKAGYKATTSGKFAEALRLFLTILHTIPLIVVESRREVDEVKELIIIVKEYVLGLQMELKRRELKDNPVRQMELAAYFTHCNLQLPHLRLALLNAMTVCYKAKNLASAANFARRLLETNPSIENQAKTARQVLQAAERNMTDASQLNYDFRNPFVTCGATYVPIYRGQKDVACPYCSSRFVPGQEGQICTVCDLAVIGADASGLLCSPTQNR
- the LOC111776757 gene encoding coatomer subunit alpha-1-like isoform X2: MIAEGDDYKIKVWNYKTHRCLFTLLGHLDYIRTVQFHHEYPWIVSASDDQTIRIWNWQSRTCISVLTGHNHYVMCASFHPKEDLVVSASLDQTVRVWDIGALRKKTVSPADDVLRLSQMNADLFGGVDAVVKYVLEGHDRGVNWAAFHPTLPLIVSGADDRQVKLWRMNDTKAWEVDTLRGHMNNVSCVMFHPKQDIIVSNSEDKSIRIWDATKRTGLQTFRREHDRFWILAAHPEMNLLAAGHDSGMIVFKLERERPAFAISGDSLFYVKDRFLRCYEFSSKKDSQVIPIRRPGSTSLNQSPRTLSFSPTENTVLICSDLDGGCYEFYTIPKDSFGRSDSFQDAKRGLGGSAVFVARNRFSVLDKSHNQVLLKNLKNEVVKKVPIPITADAIFYAGTGNLLCRAEDRVVIYDLQQRIILGDLQTPFVKYVVWSNDMESVALLSKHAIIIANKKLVHQCTLHETIRVKSGAWDDNGIFIYTTLNHIKYCLPNGDSGIIKTLDVPIYITKVSGSTLFCLDRDGTVRSFSIDATEYIFKLSLLKKRFDHVLSMIRNSQLCGQAMIAYLQQKGFPEVALHFVKDERTRFNLALESGNIQIAVASATAIDEKDHWYRLGVEALRQGNAGIVEYTYQKTKNFDRLSFLYLITGNTAKLSKMLKIAEVKNDVMGQFHNALYLGDVRERIKILENVGHLPLAYITASTHGLHDVAERLAAELGDDIPSLPEGKTASLLLPPTPVMCSGDWPLLRVMKGIFEGGLDNVGGGRADEDDYEVADGDWGEELEVVDVDGLQNGDVSAILEDGERAEEDEEEGGWDLEDLELPPEADTPKVSVSSRNSVFVAPTPGLPANQIWIQRSSLAAEHAAAGNFDTAMRLLNRQLGIKNFAPLKPIFLDLHAGSQTYLRASSSAPIISLAVERGFSESSNANTKGSPALIYSFTQLEEKLKAGYKATTSGKFAEALRLFLTILHTIPLIVVESRREVDEVKELIIIVKEYVLGLQMELKRRELKDNPVRQMELAAYFTHCNLQLPHLRLALLNAMTVCYKAKNLASAANFARRLLETNPSIENQAKTARQVLQAAERNMTDASQLNYDFRNPFVTCGATYVPIYRGQKDVACPYCSSRFVPGQEGQICTVCDLAVIGADASGLLCSPTQNR